In Edaphobacter aggregans, the sequence AACCTTCATCAACATCTGCAAGAAAGCAGATATCTGATAAGGCCAGAGGACTAGACCGCTTGTAACGCGTGTAGCATGGCTACCCGAATCGGCCTCACCCCACCAAAACCCGCTCCAGCGGCCCCGGAACCTTCACCGAAGCCATTCCCGCAGCGGTCGCAGCCTCAATCCCCATATCCGTATCCTCAAACACCAGACAAGCCTCAGGAGCCACTCCAAGCCTCTCAGCCGCCATCAAAAACGGCTCCGGATGCGGCTTGCTCCTCATGTAATCCCCCGCGCAAACCAGCGTCTCGAACTTATCCAAAATATTCAGCGACCGCAGCGACGCAGTCACGCAACTCCGCGTCCCACCCGACACCACCGCAAACGGAACCTGCCCATGGCTCACCTCGATATGCTCCAACACCTCAGGAATCCCCTTCAGCAGCGAAAGATTCCCAAAGAAAAACTCTTCCTTGCGCCTCCGAATCTCATCCACCGGCATGCTCAAGCCATCCCGCTCGTTCAGCATCGCAATAATCTCAGTCACCGGCATGCCACCCAGCGAGTAGAAGTGATCCTCGGCAAATTCGCAGTTCCAATCCGCCAGAACATGCTTCCACCCCAGGTAATGAAGCGGCATCGAGTCCGCAATCGTCCCATCGCAGTCGAACAAGTAAGCCTCAAATGGCCCATCCGGCAACGTCAACTTCATGCGCTCGCGTCTCCCTGAACAAATCAGGGCGGCAAAGTATGCCGCCCCTTTGTTTGATGCACGATAAAACTACTTCAATTCATATCCAGCAAAGAAGTATCCAATCTCAAACGCAGCCGTATCCTCTGCATCCGAGCCATGGATCGCGTTCTCGCCAATCGACGCCGCAAACTGCTTGCGGATCGTTCCCTCTTCGGCCTGCGCAGGATTCGTCGCACCCATCAGCTTGCGCAGATCGGCAATGGCGTTGTCCTTCTCGAGCACCATCGGGAAGATCGGCCCGCTCGACATAAACTCCGTCAGTTCGCCGAAGAACGGACGCGCCGCGTGAACGTAATAGAAACCCTCGGCCTGAGCCTTAGAGATCGAAACCTTCTTGATCGAAACAATTTTGAACCCCGCCTTTTCGATCTCGGCGAGAATGGCGCCTGCATGGCCCTTGCGGACGGCGTCCGGCTTAATGATGCTGAATGTGCGTTGTGACAACGTAGTTCTCCAATATTTCGGGTTTTCTCAGTTTTCCGTGAGAAGTATGTATCTTCAGTGTACCTTTTTCGCCAATTCGACGTGTAA encodes:
- the ndk gene encoding nucleoside-diphosphate kinase, with protein sequence MSQRTFSIIKPDAVRKGHAGAILAEIEKAGFKIVSIKKVSISKAQAEGFYYVHAARPFFGELTEFMSSGPIFPMVLEKDNAIADLRKLMGATNPAQAEEGTIRKQFAASIGENAIHGSDAEDTAAFEIGYFFAGYELK
- a CDS encoding HAD family hydrolase, with amino-acid sequence MKLTLPDGPFEAYLFDCDGTIADSMPLHYLGWKHVLADWNCEFAEDHFYSLGGMPVTEIIAMLNERDGLSMPVDEIRRRKEEFFFGNLSLLKGIPEVLEHIEVSHGQVPFAVVSGGTRSCVTASLRSLNILDKFETLVCAGDYMRSKPHPEPFLMAAERLGVAPEACLVFEDTDMGIEAATAAGMASVKVPGPLERVLVG